The genomic segment TTTTATGCATCGAAGAGGATCTTTATTAACAATTGCTACCTATTAGTCATCCTAGTTAGTTCTTACATGTGTTCTAGATTCAATTTGCCCATTGCTTAACTCTATTCTATTTCTATTGTGTTggtttgaaattcatgttgaCACCTCCATGCATGGGCAAAATATACCATCATGAATTGTAAAAACTATTTGATATTATCATAATAAACAACCATCATAATAGCAAATCTATAGTCCATAATATGCTTATCTagataattaattaatatttgttatattgatattacataatatttaattataatctaaatTAAGTTGGTGATAGAATGCAGGACTGGTGAGATAGAATTCATAATTTAAGTTGCAATTGGTTGTGCAGGATCAATCGTTTTCAGCTATgataacaaatatatttttatttttataattaaaattttaagttGTTTTGAACTATGAGGTAACCAAATAGCTGCATTGTATCCAGCTAGCTGGATTAATCGGTTCAAAATGCAGCTTGTCATGTCTTCGCACGTGTGAATCCTTCGGCAGATGAGTCCTGGTGGCACGTGTCTCTCTCACTCCCGGAAGGATATGCGATTTTTATCAGGCCCATTTCTTATCTCCCGTTCCGAGGAAACgaaacctaaaaaaaaaaaaaaaacaaaggcatCCAGAATATAAGAATCTGAGCCCAATCCGCGCTTTTCCCTCATCATCAGCAGCAAGGCTCCCCCTCCATTcccaaccctaaccctaaccctacccTAATCCTTGCCCTCCTCCGTCATTTGCCATGGACGCCGCTCGACTTCTCACCCTCACCTCCTGCTTCTCCTATCCCATTCAATCCCCGTCTTCTCGACCTCTATCCCGTCTCTCCGGCGCCTTCCGAAGCCCCAGGCAGTGCGCTCCATTTCAAGCCGGCCGTCGCCGGAATCAGTGCCTGGCATGCGCGGCGGAGACCCTCGTCGCCGGATCgcagagggaggaagggagctcGCATGCACTCCGAGGCGAGAAAGGAGTGGAGGGTGGAGATCTCAAGTCTTGGTTGCACGCACAAGGCTTGCCGCCGTGCAAGGTTGTTCTCAAGGAGAGGCCTTCTCATGATGGGAAGCACCGGCCGATACGTTATATCGCGGCAAGCGAGGATCTTGAGGTAGTTTGCTTGCCTTTTGGATACAAATTTTCTTGGATTCTTGGGTGGTATAATTGGGTTTGTTTGGCAGGCTGGTGATGTAGCATTCTCTGTTCCGAACTCTTTGGTGGTAACTCTCGACAGAGTTCTTGGAAACGAGACAATTGGTAAAGAATCGTTTCTTTGATTTTTCTCCATCCAGTCAATCACTTTATTTAGTCCTATTTCGCAGCAGATGGTTGATAGAACTGAAATTTGCTCGAGAAGCATAGTGTCATGTCTCAAGTCAATAGTTGATATATTGACACCGATACAATAGTATGGTACATTTTTAGCATTAGTTTGTTAACAGATCCCTTCATTGCCTTTATTTCATGAGGTGTTCCCAATGTAAAAGTTATAAAATCTTTCTTGGTTacaaatataattatttattacTTTCATTTTGTATATTGACCTTTTGTTTTCTATATTAGATGTCATGTCGTATTTTGTTTGATTAAGCCTTTCCATGCACTTCTTGGAAACCTCGTCCCTCCAAATATATGGCTTCTCGTTCCTGAATGAAAACCAAATCTGACCTTCCTCATTACTCCTATTTCCAGTTTTACAAAGTTCTCGAGCTCCCTTATATAGTAACATTCTCTTGGTACCTCACAACAGCTAGAATCATACATCTGTTTAAGTTCGAGGACATCACCTAACCAGGATAGTTCCTGCAACTTTGTTTTACAtagttttctttgtttattatgaTCATGTGTGTCTTGATAGAAGAGTGTTGTCTTATAATGTGTGAGATGTTGACATCTTGACATGATCATGTGACTACAAATGCAAATTGAGGACCACATTCGATTTCATTCTACCTAAATGATGGATTCATGACTATTGGCTAACTAAGGGTGAGACATTTGTATTTCATCAAAGTTTGCCTACTTTTCATGATGGACATCTTGACTTTGAGCTGAGATCTATACCTCAAGTTAGGTGTTTTCGCTTTCCCAATCCAATCCATCATCGTCAACTTATCTTTAATGCCCCACGCTAATTCTCTCCTATTATGCTCATCCCTTGGTCATCCACCTAGTTCTTAGAAAGatgattgaaagaaattgatgATGATTGACTActgctctttttccttctttctttgtttttatttctCAGCATTTGatatccccttctctctctcaccTTCTTTCCCCCCTCCAAATATTCCATCCTCTCTCTCATGATAATATGGGGCTTTATAGAATGCTTGAAATTCCTTATTCTCCATATTTCATCTAAGGATAACCACTAAGCAATAATAGTTGTAACATCAAGCCATAATAAATCTTTAACTAGAAAATATGTGCAACAACGCAGTACCTCACCTAAAAtagctagccgaaaggtattatttgggtttcttgatcctgtataagtacccaagatctacatAGCGAATAACTGAcatggaactaaacacatgcccgcacggggCCTCACATAGATCAAAACTAACTCTTCTATACCCGTCACATGCCTAGTCATACGAATTATAACAAtctaggacctcatccaaaatggttagccgaaaggtattatttgaatttcttaatcttgtataagtatccaagatctatccagcgaataactgatgcaGGACTAAACGCATGCCCGCACGGGTCGTCACATACTTCCCCCGTTTAAGTCCTGACATCCTCGTCAGACTAAGGGTTTAAATCTATATAAATTTAattacaagcaccacgatcggcccatAGTCaatcccaatggatccgtgctgcagtgtcccttaggcacataggttatgggccgggtccgctttgctactatttgtaacaacctagtaCCTCCcctaaaatggctagctgaaaagtattatttggattccttgatcctgtataagtacccaaaatctatccagcgaataactgatataggactaaacacacgcccgcacggttCCTCACAATATAAGTTGGTTGTGGTTATTATTTTCTTGTTCATTATACTTAGATAGTTAGGAAAAGATCATCCAGATAACATTCTTATCTTCTGACTTTATTTCATAAACCTCACGCTAGTCAATTTCTTGGGTTGTGCAGCGGAACTGTTAACAACAAACAAGCTTTCGGAATTAGCCTGCCTGGCACTATATCTCATGTATGAGAAAAAACAGGGGAAGAAGTCCTTCTGGTATCCCTTCATTAGGGAGCTTGATCGTCAAAGAGGAAGAGGCCAGCTAGCTGTGGAATCACCACTTCTATGGTCTGAAACTGAGCTGGCTTACCTGAATGGCAGTTCTACCAGGGTAATCGTTGTTTGTTGGCTTAAACTACTCATATCTGCCTTCAGTCATTTGTTGAAAATTTGGACAGTGTTCCTTAGAGATCCTATTCTAAGTGTCAAAGTTATACAAAATTAACACACTGAGAAAATTCCATGATCTTAATGATTTAGGCTGAAGTTCTTGAAAGGGATGAAGGAATAAAGAGAGAGTACAATGAGCTTGATACAGTCTGGTTCATGGCTGGCTCATTGTTCCAGGTCTTGTCTCTTTCAAACTTCATGTTGGATGCTTTGATTTGGATTTTGAAACTTGAGCTTTTGTCATTCTCAAACTTTTTAGTGCTATGCAGCAATACCCTTTTGACATTCCTACTGAGGCTTTTCCATTCAAGATTTTCAAGGAGGCATTTGTTGCAGTTCAATCTTGTGTCGTACATTTGCAGGTATTTGTTGTAAAGCATCCATATTCTTTGAAAATATAGGTTCAAATATCACTTTCACATGACATGatggtatcttttttttttttttgtttgctgaAAAAGTTTTGATGTTTTA from the Phoenix dactylifera cultivar Barhee BC4 chromosome 14, palm_55x_up_171113_PBpolish2nd_filt_p, whole genome shotgun sequence genome contains:
- the LOC103719866 gene encoding ribulose-1,5 bisphosphate carboxylase/oxygenase large subunit N-methyltransferase, chloroplastic-like; its protein translation is MDAARLLTLTSCFSYPIQSPSSRPLSRLSGAFRSPRQCAPFQAGRRRNQCLACAAETLVAGSQREEGSSHALRGEKGVEGGDLKSWLHAQGLPPCKVVLKERPSHDGKHRPIRYIAASEDLEAGDVAFSVPNSLVVTLDRVLGNETIAELLTTNKLSELACLALYLMYEKKQGKKSFWYPFIRELDRQRGRGQLAVESPLLWSETELAYLNGSSTRAEVLERDEGIKREYNELDTVWFMAGSLFQQYPFDIPTEAFPFKIFKEAFVAVQSCVVHLQKVSLARRFALVPLGPPLLAYKSNCKAMLTAVNDAVQLVVDRPYKAGEPIVVWCGPQPNSRLLLNYGFVDEDNPYDRIVVEASLNTEDPQYQEKRMVAQRNGKLAVQVFHVYVGREKEAISEMLPYMRLGYVSDPAEMHSVISSQGPICPVSPCMERAVLDQLVGYFEARLAGYPTTLSEDEDMLRDGHLNPKKRVAVQLVKLEKKMLHACLQAVFELINQLPDHTVSPCPAPFAPQLK